One Aegilops tauschii subsp. strangulata cultivar AL8/78 chromosome 7, Aet v6.0, whole genome shotgun sequence genomic window carries:
- the LOC109754169 gene encoding uncharacterized protein: MVGSSSSLDSSTTVLAFTSDRLNELIFKDHVPIVLDLDSPSYNAWRTCFVLLFRSYCLIDNVDGSIDIRDMKGDEEWLAIDACIVKWLFLTISRGLFDMVNCRDPSADVIWTRFCDLFLDNQLQRRVFLQGKFFTMQQNDLMMDEYCTKLNVLSAELRGVGMVVDDSVLLTNLLRGLHPILVQSAANLSLTMPSSAKVVTYLRMEEKCLRHADR; this comes from the coding sequence ATGGTGGGATCCTCCTCCTCCCTCGACAGCTCCACCACCGTCCTCGCTTTCACCTCCGATCGCCTCAACGAACTCATCTTCAAGGACCACGTTCCCATCGTTCTCGATCTCGACTCCCCCTCCTACAACGCCTGGCGCACCTGCTTCGTGCTTCTTTTCCGCTCCTACTGCCTCATCGATAATGTTGATGGGAGCATCGACATCCGCGACATGAAAGGCGACGAAGAATGGCTGGCCATCGATGCTTGCATCGTCAAGTGGTTGTTCCTCACGATCTCGCGAGGGCTCTTCGACATGGTGAACTGCCGCGACCCGTCCGCGGACGTCATCTGGACACGGTTTTGCGACCTCTTCCTCGACAATCAGCTCCAGCGTCGCGTGTTCCTCCAAGGGAAGTTTTTCACTATGCAGCAAAACGATCTCATGATGGACGAGTACTGCACCAAGCTGAATGTTCTCTCTGCTGAGCTTCGCGGCGTCGGCATGGTGGTCGATGACTCGGTCCTCCTCACCAACCTCCTCCGCGGCCTCCACCCCATCCTTGTCCAGTCCGCCGCCAACCTCTCCCTCACCATGCCCTCCTCCGCGAAGGTTGTCACATACTTGCGGATGGAGGAGAAATGCCTCCGTCATGCGGATCGGTAG
- the LOC109754143 gene encoding aspartyl protease family protein At5g10770-like: MASPHLFLCILLVVFGSYLSTISAAGDVTPRPNRAGAAVPLVHRHGPCAKSPSTDKPSSFAEALHRSRVRADYIMSRALRGRGTTTTMEGKYVVTLGLGTPAVEQVLLMDTGSDLSWVQCAPCNSTDCYPQKDPLFDPRKSSTYAPIPCGSNVCKSLQSNHLNNGCSMNGNGTQSQCGYRVEYGGGLKTRGVYSNEALTLAPGEVVKDFHFGCAYKQRGADDKSDGLLGLGGAPQSLPVQTSALYGGSFSYCLPPVSSGTGFLALGAPSNTSDFSFTPMTDFMDDGTSYLVKLTGISVGGKQLRIPRKVFEGGLIVDCGNIISHLPSTPYAKLRSAFRAAMAAYPLIPSDDDDTCYNFTGYSDVTVPKVALTFTGGVTVDLDVPNGVLLDGCLAFTESGSDGYVGFLGNVQMRTLEMLYDARGGGLGFRAGAC; this comes from the exons ATGGCTTCTCCTCATTTGTTCTTGTGCATCCTCCTGGTCGTATTTGGGAGCTACCTTTCCACCATTTCTGCTGCAGGCGACG TGACGCCGCGGCCAAACCGCGCCGGCGCCGCTGTGCCGCTGGTGCATAGGCACGGACCCTGCGCCAAGTCACCGTCCACCGACAAGCCATCATCTTTTGCTGAGGCGCTTCACAGAAGCCGCGTCCGCGCAGACTACATCATGAGCAGAGCACTGAGGGGGAGgggcaccaccaccaccatggaGGGCAAG TACGTGGTGACGTTGGGTCTGGGCACGCCGGCCGTGGAGCAGGTCCTCCTCATGGACACCGGCAGCGACCTGTCGTGGGTGCAGTGCGCGCCATGCAACTCCACCGACTGCTATCCTCAGAAGGATCCTTTGTTCGACCCGCGCAAGTCCTCCACCTACGCACCCATCCCCTGCGGCTCCAACGTCTGCAAGAGCCTCCAGTCCAACCACTTGAACAATGGCTGCAGCATGAACGGCAATGGCACCCAGTCCCAGTGCGGGTATCGAGTCGAGTACGGAGGAGGTTTAAAGACCAGGGGCGTGTACAGCAACGAGGCGCTCACGCTGGCCCCCGGCGAAGTGGTCAAGGACTTCCATTTCGGCTGCGCATACAAGCAGCGCGGCGCCGACGACAAGTCCGACGGCCTGCTCGGGCTCGGCGGGGCGCCCCAGTCGCTCCCGGTCCAGACCTCCGCCCTCTACGGCGGCTCCTTCTCCTACTGCCTCCCGCCGGTGAGCAGCGGCACCGGGTTCCTTGCCCTTGGCGCGCCCAGCAACACCTCGGACTTCTCATTCACGCCGATGACTGACTTCATGGATGACGGAACCTCCTACCTGGTGAAGCTCACCGGTATCAGCGTCGGCGGGAAGCAGCTCCGCATCCCACGGAAGGTGTTCGAGGGGGGCCTGATCGTGGACTGCGGCAATATCATTTCACATCTGCCGTCGACGCCCTACGCTAAACTGCGGTCCGCGTTCCGGGCGGCCATGGCGGCTTACCCGCTCATCCCGAGCGACGACGACGACACATGCTACAACTTCACCGGATACAGCGATGTTACCGTGCCCAAGGTCGCACTCACGTTCACCGGCGGCGTCACGGTCGACCTCGATGTCCCCAATGGGGTTCTGTTGGATGGCTGTCTGGCCTTCACCGAGTCCGGGTCAGACGGTTACGTCGGGTTCCTCGGCAATGTCCAAATGAGAACGTTGGAGATGTTGTACGACGCTAGGGGTGGTGGActcggattccgggcaggtgcgtgCTGA